A window from Lachnoanaerobaculum umeaense encodes these proteins:
- a CDS encoding radical SAM protein: MFGDILSISRLRMGTDGNGIATLVVFFDCPLYCEYCINDFCHKSQKPFVGVQNAVFTPQELIEILRKDDIYYLMSGGGVVFGGGEPLLQSKYIHKVCTMVDQRWAKRIETSLNVPWDNIKPVLYDMDEWIIDIKDINNDIYKSYTKTDNKNMIENLLKLRNKVSKDKIHIRIPKIPGYNTSYDIEYSVQWIRDNIGVEPEVFSYIKTINR; the protein is encoded by the coding sequence ATGTTTGGAGATATTTTATCTATTTCAAGACTTAGGATGGGAACAGACGGAAACGGAATAGCTACTTTGGTAGTATTTTTTGATTGCCCTCTTTACTGTGAATATTGCATAAATGATTTCTGCCATAAGTCCCAAAAACCTTTTGTTGGAGTTCAAAATGCAGTATTTACCCCTCAGGAGCTGATAGAGATTTTAAGGAAGGATGATATTTATTATTTGATGAGTGGAGGAGGTGTTGTCTTTGGCGGTGGAGAGCCTCTACTACAATCAAAATATATTCATAAGGTATGCACTATGGTAGACCAAAGATGGGCAAAAAGAATAGAAACTTCACTTAATGTTCCCTGGGATAATATAAAACCGGTATTGTATGATATGGATGAATGGATTATTGATATAAAGGATATAAATAATGATATTTATAAGAGTTATACAAAAACAGACAATAAAAATATGATTGAAAATTTGTTGAAGCTTAGAAACAAAGTGTCAAAGGATAAGATTCATATAAGGATTCCCAAGATACCCGGATATAATACCTCATATGATATTGAATATTCCGTACAGTGGATTAGAGATAATATCGGAGTAGAGCCTGAAGTGTTTTCATACATAAAGACTATAAATCGGTAA